The following coding sequences are from one Ramlibacter henchirensis window:
- a CDS encoding ABC transporter ATP-binding protein codes for MAGPLLQVQDLHAGYGRAEVLTGLHFELGAGQVVTVIGPNGAGKSTTLNALMGVLPSRGRILFDGQDVSDTTLEERVMLGLALVPEKRELFGTMAVEDNLVLGGFRAMKMRVPRWRDGLERVYELFPRLKERRTQLAGTLSGGERQMLAVGRALMSQPKLLMLDEPSLGLAPLVVREIFQIITRLREQGVSILLVEQNARAALEVADHGYVLETGEIRLQGAARDLAGDPRVIETYLGAGRSNGRAAATPIHPQETSA; via the coding sequence ATGGCCGGCCCCTTGCTCCAGGTCCAGGACCTTCACGCCGGCTACGGCCGCGCGGAGGTCCTGACCGGCCTGCACTTCGAGCTCGGCGCCGGACAGGTGGTGACGGTCATCGGCCCCAACGGCGCGGGCAAGTCGACCACGCTCAACGCGCTGATGGGCGTGCTGCCTTCGCGCGGACGCATCCTCTTCGACGGCCAGGACGTCTCGGACACCACGCTGGAAGAGCGGGTGATGCTGGGCCTGGCCCTCGTGCCCGAGAAGCGCGAGCTGTTCGGCACCATGGCGGTGGAGGACAACCTCGTGCTCGGGGGCTTCCGCGCGATGAAGATGCGCGTGCCGCGCTGGCGCGATGGGCTGGAGCGCGTCTACGAACTGTTCCCGCGCCTGAAGGAGCGCCGCACGCAGCTGGCCGGCACCCTGTCCGGCGGCGAACGGCAGATGCTGGCCGTGGGCCGCGCGCTGATGTCGCAGCCCAAGCTGCTGATGCTGGACGAGCCCAGCCTGGGTCTCGCGCCGCTGGTCGTGCGCGAGATCTTCCAGATCATCACGCGGCTGCGCGAACAAGGCGTGTCCATCCTGCTCGTCGAGCAGAACGCGCGCGCCGCGCTGGAAGTGGCCGACCACGGCTATGTGCTGGAGACCGGAGAGATCCGGCTGCAGGGCGCCGCCCGCGACTTGGCGGGCGACCCGCGCGTCATCGAAACCTACCTGGGCGCCGGCCGCAGCAACGGCCGCGCCGCTGCCACCCCCATCCATCCACAGGAGACATCCGCATGA